From the genome of Papaver somniferum cultivar HN1 chromosome 2, ASM357369v1, whole genome shotgun sequence, one region includes:
- the LOC113352361 gene encoding uncharacterized protein LOC113352361 — MATPMPTTGKLQSNTREKSIDQELYRCMIGSLLYLTATRPDIAFSVGCCARFQADLKESHRKVVKRIIRYINGTLDYGLSYSMDTKNSLVAYSDADWAGCVEDRKSTYGGCFYSTGQVSTSIWVEIIAKVDRRLLKIKSLTRKIIKLLKDA; from the exons ATGGCAACTCCAATGCCAACTACTGGGAAACTCCAATCAAATACGCGAGAAAAATCTATTGATCAAGAACTATACAGATGCATGATAGGAAGCTTGCTATACTtaactgcaacaagaccagacattgcttttaGTGTGGGATGTTGTGCCAGATTTCAAGCAGATCTTAAAGAGTCGCATCGTAAAGTTGTAAAAAGAATCATAAGATACATTAATGGTACCCTAGATTATGGTTTATCATACTCCATGGATACAAAGAACAGTCTTGTTGCCtactcagatgctgattgggcagggtgTGTAGAAGATCGGAAAAGCACCTATGGTGGTTGcttctat TCTACTGGCCAAGTTAGCACAAGTATCTGGGTTGAGATTATTGCTAAAGTAGACAGAAGACTTCTGAAAATTAAGAGTTTGACCAGAAAGATTATCAAACTTCTGAAGGATGCTTAG